CGGGCATTCTTCCGCATGAACGGGTGGACGTGTATAATCTGACCAACGGCGAGCGGCTGCGAACCTACGCCATCCTTGGCGAACCAAGGCAAGTATGCCTGAATGGGGCCGCCGCCCTGAAGGGGGCCCCGGGCCACATGGTGATCATTGTCGCCTATGCCTGGCTCACCCTGGATGAATACGCGGAGTTACGGCCCAAGGTCGTGCTCGTGGACCCAGCGAACCGGATCGTCGCGCAGGCCGGCTGACCAAACCGAGACGGAGACCACCAGTGATCCTGAGAGACGCCCCTCCCCGCGGTCCTTTAGCCAGGCTGAAGCACTTCATCAAAGCGAATCTTCTAGCCGGGATTTTGTTTTTGACCCCGGTCCTGGCCACGTTCTTTTTTCTGCGATTCCTGTTCAACTGGGTGGACGGGATATTGCAATTTCTCCCCGCCCCCCTGCGACCGGAGAACATCCTCCCGTTCCGCATCCCCGGACTGGGGCTGATCATGCTCTTCGCCACGCTGCTTTTAACCGGTTTTTTGGTCCGCAACTACCTGGGGCGCAAACTGGTTCATATCTGGGAGCGGGTCATCGACTCTATCCCCTTGGTCAACAAGCTCTACCTAGCCGTGAAGCAGTTGGTGGAAACCATTTTCAACCGATCCCCGCAGGATTTTCAGCGGGTCGTCCTGGTTGAATTTCCCAAGGAAGGAAGTTATGCTTTGGGGTTCGTTACCGGTATCGCCACCGGCGAGACCCAACGCAAGACGAGTCACAATGTGCTCAATGTTTTTGTCCCCACTACACCAAACCCTACTTCCGGTTTTTTTCTGATGGTCCCCGAGCACTCCGTGATCCCCATGGAAATGGGCGTGGAAGACGCCTTCAAGCTGCTGGTTTCCGGCGGCATCATCAGTCCGGACAGAAAAAACAATCAGTAAGGAGGAAATGACGCATGCACGGGAACACCAATTCCTATCTCTTTACCTCGGAGTCCGTTACGGAAGGACACCCGGACAAGGTCGCGGACCAGATCTCCGATGCGGTACTGGACTGCATCATCGCCCAGGATCCCACGGCCCGCGTGGCCTGCGAAACCCTGGTGACCACCGGCTTGGCCTTCATCGCTGGTGAGATTTCCACCAACGCCTACGCGGACTTCCCCAAAATTGTCCGGGAAACCGTGCGGGAGATCGGCTACACGAGTTCCGAGATGGGCTTTGACGCGGACACCTGCGCCGTGATTTCCTCCATTGACAAGCAGTCCGTGGACATTGCCATGGGTGTGGACCGGACCAAGCCGGAGGAGCAAGGGGCCGGCGACCAGGGCATGATGTTCGGCTTCGCCGTAAATGAGACCGCGACCTTGATGCCCGCTCCGATCTTCTATTCCCACAAGCTTTCCCGCCGTTTGGCCTATGTCCGCAAGAACAACATCCTCGACTTTCTGCGCCCCGACGGCAAGACCGAGGTCTGCATCCAGTACGAGCAGGGCAAACCCAAGCGGGTCGACAACGTGGTCATCGCCTGCCAGCACAACGAGAATATCGCCTACGCGGACCTGGTGGAGGCCATCAAGAAGGAAGTCATCTTCAAGAGCCTGCCCGAGGAAATGCTCGACGAGAAAACGCGGATTTTCATCAACACCACCGGACGCTTCGTCCTGGGCGGCCCCTTGGCCGACTGCGGACTGACCGGACGCAAGATCATCCAGGACACCTACGGCGGCATGGGCAACCACGGCGGCGGGGCGTTTTCCGGCAAGGATCCGTCCAAGGTTGACCGTTCCGGAGCCTATATGGCCCGCTATATCGCCAAGAACGTGGTCGCCGCCGGCCTGGCCGATCGCTGCGAAGTGCAGGTGGCTTACGCCATCGGCGTGGCCGAGCCCATCTCCACCCTCGTCACCTCCTGGGGCACCGGCGTGGTTTCCGACGAAGTGCTGACCAAGGCGGTCCGAGAGGTTTT
This genomic window from Desulfonatronum sp. SC1 contains:
- the panD gene encoding aspartate 1-decarboxylase — protein: MAHRCFMIGKIHRATVTEARVDYEGSLSICPDLLEASGILPHERVDVYNLTNGERLRTYAILGEPRQVCLNGAAALKGAPGHMVIIVAYAWLTLDEYAELRPKVVLVDPANRIVAQAG
- a CDS encoding DUF502 domain-containing protein, which gives rise to MILRDAPPRGPLARLKHFIKANLLAGILFLTPVLATFFFLRFLFNWVDGILQFLPAPLRPENILPFRIPGLGLIMLFATLLLTGFLVRNYLGRKLVHIWERVIDSIPLVNKLYLAVKQLVETIFNRSPQDFQRVVLVEFPKEGSYALGFVTGIATGETQRKTSHNVLNVFVPTTPNPTSGFFLMVPEHSVIPMEMGVEDAFKLLVSGGIISPDRKNNQ
- the metK gene encoding methionine adenosyltransferase, producing the protein MHGNTNSYLFTSESVTEGHPDKVADQISDAVLDCIIAQDPTARVACETLVTTGLAFIAGEISTNAYADFPKIVRETVREIGYTSSEMGFDADTCAVISSIDKQSVDIAMGVDRTKPEEQGAGDQGMMFGFAVNETATLMPAPIFYSHKLSRRLAYVRKNNILDFLRPDGKTEVCIQYEQGKPKRVDNVVIACQHNENIAYADLVEAIKKEVIFKSLPEEMLDEKTRIFINTTGRFVLGGPLADCGLTGRKIIQDTYGGMGNHGGGAFSGKDPSKVDRSGAYMARYIAKNVVAAGLADRCEVQVAYAIGVAEPISTLVTSWGTGVVSDEVLTKAVREVFDLRPFYISKRLDLQRPIYKKASIYGHFGREDVDFTWETTDAVADLRTATKI